In Proteus vulgaris, one DNA window encodes the following:
- a CDS encoding DUF3150 domain-containing protein — MSIQTLDKLLICHIDCSIWSGRKKLRPEDFRLANGSQLPPKDVASLGSKKICDPEALANFERLKKEAQRLCEQVGVRFLGGYAVPEDRIDQIVPELDRIGQEFAQCKQLFLDNYDQVTFDWVAKHPEFADAIRRALSPIEDVEQRLQFDYAIYRMQPAEQAGGLDDKVNGMGHTLFREVARDANELFERSVAGKNQISQRALNPLKRLRDKLDGLSFLDHRVQPMVEAMDNLFVRLPKTGPVTDNLYHELMATILILSDPDKMRMHGEGQLDIRQLMPKPEPKPAQPVSAQPDNLCAIPQPTVRPNLGSTVPNSFYF, encoded by the coding sequence ATGAGTATTCAAACCCTCGACAAACTTTTGATTTGTCACATCGACTGTTCCATCTGGAGCGGTAGAAAAAAACTAAGGCCTGAAGATTTCAGACTAGCCAATGGCAGCCAACTTCCACCGAAGGATGTTGCCAGCTTAGGGAGTAAAAAAATTTGCGACCCTGAGGCATTGGCGAACTTTGAAAGGCTTAAGAAAGAAGCGCAGCGCTTGTGTGAGCAAGTCGGTGTGCGGTTTTTAGGTGGCTATGCCGTCCCTGAGGACCGAATTGATCAGATTGTTCCAGAGCTTGACCGGATCGGTCAGGAGTTTGCGCAGTGCAAGCAGTTGTTCTTGGACAACTATGATCAGGTGACGTTTGACTGGGTTGCAAAACACCCGGAATTTGCAGATGCAATCCGGCGTGCGCTGTCACCCATTGAAGATGTGGAACAACGGCTTCAGTTCGATTATGCCATCTATCGAATGCAACCGGCTGAACAAGCTGGTGGCTTAGATGACAAGGTCAATGGCATGGGACACACCCTCTTTAGGGAGGTGGCTCGTGATGCCAATGAACTGTTTGAGCGTTCCGTTGCAGGTAAGAATCAAATCAGCCAGCGAGCCCTTAATCCTCTGAAGCGGTTAAGAGACAAGTTGGATGGTTTGTCATTCCTGGATCATCGAGTCCAGCCGATGGTCGAAGCGATGGACAATTTATTTGTTCGTCTGCCGAAGACCGGCCCTGTGACAGACAATCTCTATCACGAACTGATGGCGACCATTTTAATTTTGTCTGATCCAGACAAGATGAGAATGCACGGTGAAGGTCAATTGGATATCAGACAACTGATGCCCAAACCTGAACCTAAACCCGCACAGCCAGTATCTGCTCAGCCAGATAACTTATGTGCAATACCACAACCAACCGTCAGACCAAACCTTGGTTCGACTGTACCAAACTCATTTTATTTTTAA
- a CDS encoding VWA domain-containing protein: MNHPLKNALPIVAAAYGEKFGVKVLIQGQDAFTDGERIVIPTANPDDPHYQQIAWGYLAHEAAHIRHTNFDMVKKASSKPIRKALLNIIEDVRIENELAKDYPGTRRSISQVIEYMVDTQQMCVPEQPEPASNLQAWLLFRLRCYFLGQKALTPLYQAVDERVRQLFPAAAMSRLSAMLTAVPSLASTGEVLKLVDAIVAMLEEESRPPQDESDADGGDDIGQDASNDSNNSSDSQTPEADSSAMGDAAETGDSDNSDQADNLRQALEASAAQFEPDTFAQVAEVLSEQAEGHQGVTPLSLPQAEQAMLGDEAILTLSASESAQIRARLRGMVQSSQDNRNHAKRHGLRVATHRLAASQAGESRLFIQRQPRIAPNAAVHLLVDISGSMGKPIGEGNRKYFYVANEAALALAMALEGIPGVVPAVSYFPGIHQEVSIALLPKQSVRHRAACFDQKPRGCTPMAQAMWFAANSLLAQKQKRKLMIVLTDGDPDDWAATHDIVDRCRRSGFELLGIGIQTRSVERFFPQSIVINDVKDLKRELFEVTQQLLIQ, from the coding sequence ATGAATCATCCATTAAAAAACGCACTGCCAATCGTTGCCGCCGCTTACGGCGAAAAGTTTGGTGTGAAGGTGCTTATTCAAGGACAAGATGCGTTTACCGATGGTGAGCGGATTGTGATCCCAACAGCAAACCCAGACGACCCACACTATCAACAGATAGCTTGGGGTTATCTGGCTCATGAAGCGGCGCATATTCGGCATACCAATTTTGACATGGTGAAGAAGGCGTCGTCTAAGCCGATCCGTAAGGCACTTCTCAATATTATTGAGGATGTGCGCATTGAAAACGAATTGGCAAAGGATTACCCCGGAACCCGGCGCAGTATTTCGCAAGTGATTGAATACATGGTGGACACACAGCAAATGTGTGTACCTGAACAGCCTGAGCCTGCATCTAACTTGCAAGCCTGGTTGTTGTTTCGCTTGAGATGCTATTTTCTGGGCCAGAAAGCGCTGACGCCTTTGTATCAAGCTGTTGATGAAAGAGTGAGACAACTCTTTCCTGCCGCAGCGATGAGCCGGTTAAGCGCCATGCTGACAGCAGTGCCTAGCCTGGCATCTACAGGTGAAGTGCTGAAACTTGTCGATGCCATCGTTGCCATGTTGGAAGAAGAATCTCGTCCACCACAGGATGAGTCTGATGCTGATGGCGGTGATGACATTGGACAAGATGCGAGTAATGACAGCAATAACAGTAGTGACAGTCAAACCCCGGAAGCAGACTCGTCTGCAATGGGGGATGCTGCTGAAACGGGGGATTCAGATAACTCTGATCAAGCTGACAATTTGCGACAAGCCTTAGAGGCCAGTGCCGCTCAGTTTGAACCCGATACCTTTGCCCAAGTGGCAGAAGTGTTGTCGGAACAAGCTGAAGGACATCAGGGCGTCACTCCACTCAGTTTGCCCCAAGCAGAGCAGGCTATGTTGGGTGATGAGGCCATTTTGACCTTATCGGCGTCTGAGTCCGCTCAAATTCGAGCCAGGCTTAGGGGCATGGTTCAGTCCAGTCAGGACAATCGGAATCATGCCAAACGGCACGGTCTTCGAGTTGCAACCCATCGTCTTGCTGCCTCACAAGCAGGTGAATCGAGATTGTTTATTCAAAGGCAGCCGCGCATTGCGCCTAATGCTGCTGTGCACTTGCTTGTCGATATATCGGGCTCAATGGGTAAGCCCATTGGCGAAGGTAATCGCAAGTACTTTTATGTTGCCAATGAAGCCGCTTTGGCTTTGGCCATGGCATTGGAAGGTATACCGGGTGTTGTACCTGCGGTCAGTTATTTTCCTGGTATTCATCAGGAAGTTTCTATCGCGTTATTGCCCAAGCAATCGGTTCGACATCGGGCCGCCTGTTTTGACCAAAAACCACGAGGTTGTACGCCTATGGCACAAGCGATGTGGTTTGCGGCAAACAGTTTGTTAGCACAAAAACAGAAGCGAAAGCTAATGATAGTGCTAACGGATGGTGACCCAGATGATTGGGCTGCTACGCATGACATTGTTGACAGGTGCAGACGCAGTGGCTTTGAGCTACTGGGGATCGGGATTCAAACACGCAGTGTTGAGAGATTCTTTCCACAAAGCATCGTGATTAACGACGTCAAAGATCTAAAGCGTGAGTTATTTGAAGTAACACAACAACTGTTAATTCAGTAA
- a CDS encoding DUF7146 domain-containing protein, with protein MALPLQIETVRPYLNGQWLQILAALVPELDAAIARKGRHVACPVHGGRDGFRLFKDAEYTGGGVCNTCGIFHDGFELLSWINGWNFAQSIEAIGQVLCIQPGQIQAPIRPIPSNAVDWKARKQDEDKAIIHRLNQTWGETFSLADTRAQPVWNYMHRRGIVTRLSPEWDSVLRFHPNLPYHDEDGLFIDSYPALLGKIVTQQGRSATFHRIYLSEDGFKAPVEKPKKMMPIPSDRTITGGAIPIGEPGEVLGVSEGIETALAVTRATGQTCWSVVNATLLARFEPPSNVKMLYIWADHDLSETGLNAANELKKKAWKKGILTQVLIPPIPTSLGVKSWDWNDVLNVYGAMGFPKVHI; from the coding sequence ATGGCGTTACCTTTACAGATTGAAACAGTGAGGCCATATCTTAATGGCCAATGGCTTCAAATACTGGCGGCGTTGGTGCCAGAACTTGATGCCGCTATTGCTCGAAAAGGCCGTCATGTGGCTTGTCCTGTTCATGGCGGTCGTGATGGCTTTAGGCTGTTCAAAGATGCTGAATATACCGGTGGTGGCGTTTGTAATACCTGCGGTATCTTTCATGATGGTTTTGAACTGTTGTCTTGGATTAATGGATGGAACTTTGCTCAGTCTATTGAAGCAATCGGCCAGGTTCTTTGTATTCAACCCGGACAAATACAAGCCCCTATTCGGCCAATACCGAGTAACGCAGTTGATTGGAAGGCTAGAAAGCAGGACGAGGACAAAGCGATTATCCATCGCTTGAATCAAACCTGGGGAGAAACGTTTTCTCTTGCAGATACTCGTGCGCAACCAGTTTGGAACTACATGCATCGTCGTGGCATTGTTACCCGGCTTAGTCCTGAATGGGATTCGGTGCTGAGGTTTCATCCAAACTTGCCTTACCATGATGAAGATGGCCTGTTTATCGATAGCTACCCAGCGCTGCTAGGTAAAATCGTTACTCAGCAAGGGCGTTCGGCCACGTTTCATCGGATCTACCTAAGTGAAGATGGATTCAAAGCGCCGGTTGAAAAGCCTAAAAAGATGATGCCGATACCAAGTGACAGAACAATCACTGGTGGTGCCATTCCTATAGGTGAGCCTGGTGAAGTACTAGGTGTTTCTGAAGGTATAGAAACGGCTTTAGCGGTTACCAGAGCAACGGGGCAAACATGTTGGTCGGTTGTGAATGCAACGCTACTGGCTAGGTTTGAACCACCAAGTAATGTGAAAATGCTGTACATCTGGGCAGATCACGATCTCTCTGAGACCGGCCTGAATGCAGCGAATGAACTCAAGAAAAAAGCCTGGAAAAAAGGCATTCTGACACAAGTCTTGATCCCTCCTATACCAACGTCACTCGGCGTGAAAAGTTGGGATTGGAATGATGTGCTGAATGTTTACGGTGCCATGGGCTTTCCTAAAGTTCATATCTGA
- a CDS encoding McrB family protein, translating to MKSRLKNLYKYLIENRKHEVNGWHKAYRDFYSQVAQIRERITSGEGLSQNDEAFLKQLLYEKSNGIASRGQSVLSNDNFQSFIKNKNFISALEKFILIPNSENFTIFSDSWSNQGKSNNPVLVNRVAAACTLEVSTTVDSGKFNQVFSWLIREGIIPAYPAEENQSWFAKNIFLLKSIKSEFDNELREGKTDEFYLSQFVWVLYENLSNPFSLKKQIVKYGAPGTGKTYQARLQTSLLFDIWKEEFAPYSRLTHASQIELVQFHPSFSYEDFMEGLRPVLDSDGNSQLTLQNGVFKEFCRSAGKWEIDVYGLGLTQKWESLTIKELLPFREKLSGEHWQDIFEISDISKLVSEAVPPFFFIIDEVNRAELSRVFGELMYCLEYRGTRGCVKTQYSNLNNEHTGMLKDAQGYLFFIPTNIYLIGTMNTIDRSVESFDFALRRRFRWEEVVPDMALLKYHLNQFCKAWLPLVDNLERLNELIAKEPLLGNDYQIGHAYLMDLKYATSLTVSEVRERVWDDCIRPLLQEYLRGTGKETELISSFGKAFGV from the coding sequence ATGAAAAGTAGACTGAAAAACCTATATAAATATCTTATTGAGAACAGGAAGCATGAAGTCAATGGATGGCACAAAGCCTATCGTGACTTTTACAGTCAGGTCGCTCAAATCCGTGAGCGAATCACATCTGGAGAAGGCTTGTCTCAAAATGATGAAGCCTTTCTGAAGCAGTTACTCTATGAGAAGAGCAACGGTATCGCTTCTCGCGGACAGTCAGTGTTGAGCAATGACAACTTCCAGTCATTCATTAAAAACAAGAATTTCATATCCGCATTAGAAAAATTTATATTGATTCCAAACAGTGAAAACTTCACGATTTTTTCTGATTCGTGGTCTAACCAAGGTAAATCCAACAACCCTGTTCTCGTTAATCGAGTGGCAGCAGCTTGTACGCTCGAAGTCTCCACAACGGTTGATTCCGGTAAATTTAATCAGGTTTTTAGTTGGCTTATACGCGAAGGAATAATTCCAGCATACCCAGCAGAAGAAAATCAAAGTTGGTTTGCTAAAAACATTTTTCTATTAAAGAGCATCAAAAGCGAGTTTGATAATGAGCTTCGGGAAGGTAAAACTGATGAGTTTTATCTTAGTCAGTTTGTTTGGGTGCTTTACGAGAATTTGTCAAACCCATTCAGTTTAAAGAAGCAGATTGTTAAATACGGTGCGCCGGGGACAGGGAAAACTTATCAAGCTCGCCTGCAAACTTCGCTCTTGTTTGACATCTGGAAAGAGGAATTTGCTCCCTACAGCCGTCTCACACATGCAAGTCAGATTGAGTTGGTTCAATTTCATCCTTCTTTCAGTTATGAAGACTTTATGGAAGGGCTACGTCCTGTTTTGGACAGTGATGGGAACTCTCAATTAACGTTGCAAAATGGTGTTTTTAAAGAGTTTTGCCGAAGCGCTGGTAAGTGGGAAATCGATGTGTATGGGCTTGGACTTACTCAGAAGTGGGAGTCTCTTACTATCAAGGAACTTCTCCCGTTTAGAGAAAAGTTATCAGGCGAGCATTGGCAGGATATTTTCGAAATATCAGATATATCCAAGCTTGTATCGGAAGCAGTACCACCATTTTTCTTTATAATTGATGAGGTAAACCGAGCTGAGTTGTCTCGCGTTTTTGGTGAGTTAATGTACTGTCTGGAATACCGAGGCACTAGAGGTTGCGTTAAAACCCAATATTCCAATCTGAACAATGAACATACTGGTATGCTTAAGGACGCACAAGGGTATTTGTTCTTCATCCCAACAAACATCTATCTTATTGGAACGATGAACACGATAGACAGAAGTGTCGAAAGTTTTGACTTCGCTTTGCGTCGAAGATTCCGTTGGGAAGAAGTGGTGCCTGATATGGCGCTATTGAAATACCATTTGAACCAATTTTGCAAAGCTTGGCTGCCCTTGGTGGATAACCTTGAACGCTTGAATGAATTGATAGCTAAAGAACCTTTGCTTGGTAATGATTACCAAATTGGTCATGCCTATTTGATGGACTTGAAGTATGCAACCAGCCTTACAGTTTCGGAGGTACGAGAGCGTGTATGGGATGATTGTATTCGTCCGTTATTACAGGAGTATCTTCGTGGAACAGGTAAGGAGACTGAACTGATTAGCTCCTTCGGAAAGGCATTTGGGGTTTAA
- a CDS encoding 5-methylcytosine restriction system specificity protein McrC, with translation MWLFDIIKNGTLVDNQSYFVSEGILTNRRLGKSITLSAKSKGQWTYPHNDESAIWHFLNSVSRDVEKTLNDNISDALILFNDEDYEHNTDGGFIGVSGTDARNFNLDTGNLIGFVKRGDYSLKISSRFGDAFLQYIIADADGFLELENIGGESHADGYEWLLAYLWNIKFKRAYRLGLPKTYITRNDRISRVRGTINATDYFQNKSSGKYLCSYREHSYDSPATSLFIKAYEAVAHYSFCHQTRNIYSAFLTANQGIKRSQQEILRTSHFTNPFYNDYNVLIDLSKQVIDRKGSDFDSQQDSSAFFFDISMLFEYFIRKLIKRDGLRLLGKFEQRQQIASGALSGYMRKLEPDLVIEIDESLFVFDVKYKAFDSQFGVKREDLFQLHTYIGQYGNVAAIKGCGFIYPISEERWASLNLEKTQGVISDIIHQQGQEIPFHVLFLKIPEDTYIDFNRKMKEQCSIFINALYSKVFNR, from the coding sequence GTGTGGCTTTTCGATATCATTAAGAACGGCACACTGGTCGATAACCAGTCCTATTTTGTCAGCGAAGGCATTTTGACAAATAGACGTTTAGGAAAGTCGATAACCCTTAGTGCCAAATCAAAAGGACAATGGACCTATCCTCATAACGACGAGTCTGCAATTTGGCACTTTTTGAATTCGGTATCTCGTGATGTCGAAAAAACGCTGAATGATAATATTTCCGATGCTTTAATACTCTTCAATGATGAAGATTACGAACACAATACAGATGGCGGTTTCATCGGTGTCTCTGGTACGGATGCAAGAAATTTTAATCTCGACACGGGCAATCTAATCGGATTTGTTAAGCGAGGAGATTACTCTCTGAAGATCAGCTCACGTTTTGGTGATGCTTTCCTTCAATACATCATTGCAGATGCCGATGGATTTCTCGAATTAGAAAACATTGGAGGAGAAAGTCACGCAGACGGTTACGAGTGGCTTTTAGCATATCTATGGAACATTAAGTTTAAGAGAGCATACCGCCTGGGCTTGCCAAAGACTTATATTACAAGAAATGATCGTATTTCCCGCGTAAGGGGAACTATAAATGCTACAGATTATTTCCAGAATAAGTCATCTGGAAAATATTTATGCTCGTACCGAGAGCACAGCTACGACAGCCCTGCAACTTCACTTTTTATAAAAGCTTATGAAGCAGTCGCACATTACTCATTTTGTCACCAAACACGAAATATCTATAGTGCATTTCTGACTGCCAATCAGGGGATTAAAAGGTCACAGCAAGAAATTTTGAGGACTTCTCATTTCACCAACCCTTTCTACAATGATTATAACGTGCTCATTGACTTATCTAAGCAAGTCATTGACCGGAAGGGCTCTGATTTTGATTCGCAGCAGGATTCGAGTGCTTTCTTTTTCGATATTTCGATGTTGTTTGAATATTTCATTCGTAAGCTCATTAAGCGAGATGGGCTACGCCTGCTAGGTAAGTTCGAGCAACGTCAGCAAATAGCATCTGGTGCTCTCAGTGGTTATATGAGAAAACTTGAACCTGATCTTGTTATAGAAATCGATGAGAGTTTATTCGTATTTGATGTGAAGTATAAAGCATTTGATTCACAATTTGGGGTGAAGCGTGAAGATCTTTTTCAGCTACATACTTACATAGGGCAGTATGGAAATGTTGCCGCAATCAAGGGATGTGGATTTATTTACCCTATATCAGAAGAACGATGGGCTTCACTTAACCTTGAAAAAACACAGGGTGTGATTTCAGATATTATTCACCAGCAAGGACAAGAGATACCGTTCCATGTGCTTTTTCTAAAAATCCCTGAAGATACGTATATTGATTTTAATAGGAAAATGAAAGAGCAGTGCAGCATTTTTATTAATGCCCTTTATTCTAAGGTTTTTAATCGGTGA
- a CDS encoding thioredoxin family protein has product MRTLLLPWFILWVTIPIIIFFLFILPAHASDGQFYQRGQEGWFWYQVIPEPAEAEELIKPESGAAESIQSELKPFSAAWFREHMQSFMDKAIDEPTNENVRAYLYLQRVMMDKGSQFADVSQQVVMGDPVLDEISRRPLATYAANRMDREAGAQRDVALGEVAKRAGLFFFYRSDCPYCHAQAPIIESMALNYGFEVFAIAVDGLPLPGGEFPNFKVDSGQAQSLSVTTVPAVFLVDPPNVITPIGQGAMSLDELNNRIILAAHQAGWIDDQTYYATRPVQPGVSLAMSAQELNEKILQDPEFLVRYLRAQGGL; this is encoded by the coding sequence ATGAGAACCCTTTTGTTACCTTGGTTCATCCTATGGGTGACCATCCCAATCATTATTTTCTTTCTATTCATCTTGCCCGCCCATGCTAGTGATGGGCAATTCTATCAGCGTGGCCAGGAAGGCTGGTTTTGGTATCAGGTCATTCCTGAGCCAGCGGAGGCTGAAGAGCTTATTAAGCCGGAATCTGGTGCGGCAGAGTCGATTCAGAGCGAGCTGAAGCCCTTCAGTGCTGCCTGGTTTCGTGAGCACATGCAGTCGTTCATGGACAAGGCAATTGATGAGCCTACGAATGAGAACGTCAGAGCCTATCTGTACCTCCAGCGCGTCATGATGGATAAGGGCTCACAGTTTGCTGATGTTAGTCAGCAGGTGGTCATGGGTGATCCAGTTTTGGATGAAATCAGTCGCAGACCCTTGGCGACCTATGCTGCCAATCGGATGGATCGAGAAGCTGGCGCTCAACGGGATGTTGCTTTAGGTGAGGTAGCAAAACGGGCTGGCTTGTTCTTCTTCTATCGTTCGGATTGCCCTTATTGCCACGCTCAAGCGCCTATCATCGAATCAATGGCTTTAAACTACGGTTTCGAGGTATTTGCTATTGCTGTCGATGGCTTGCCTTTACCGGGTGGAGAGTTTCCCAATTTCAAAGTCGATTCAGGACAAGCTCAATCATTGTCCGTTACGACTGTCCCTGCCGTGTTCTTAGTTGATCCACCTAATGTCATCACTCCCATTGGTCAGGGTGCAATGAGCCTTGATGAGCTCAATAATCGAATTATTCTCGCAGCCCATCAAGCCGGTTGGATTGACGATCAAACTTACTATGCCACCAGACCTGTTCAACCCGGCGTGTCACTCGCGATGTCAGCCCAAGAGCTTAACGAAAAGATATTACAGGACCCTGAGTTCCTTGTTCGCTATCTGCGTGCACAAGGAGGGTTATAA
- a CDS encoding conjugal transfer protein TraH: MKKVIRVSLIACAIGFSSMSQASLQQEMNQLFGSMTNTTAPGVFESQRRGVISGGSVVVRNRIMNENLVSMVPPSFQAGCGGIDMFAGSLSFVNADQFVQLLRSVAANAKGYAFQLALSAMCEKCSQHMETLQKKIQQLNEYFGNSCQMAQGVVNDTLAAFGKKGQTEASMLSSLKGAGDVFTSWSESNGKNPYENASSVAASDVNKTIKGNLVWRALKRHSASSWFASGDDRFLEAVMSVTGSIIVGDLANAADGQGKAPKLTRLNGNKVTIEHLIHGGNVAMYRCDTVTQDGCLNPTITNVTLAGLSTQVENLLLGTGSSNGIIFKFARNTGAASTTEKAFMTSAPASIGGMIRTLSALNEGAARSFASRAAPFIAVEMARALVEDMLNAARSTSGVEDHAYAKLLTEDLERARRQINEEYAALQRRYGSEQELLAHFNQVIQTIRKQRYYTVKSTALGE; encoded by the coding sequence ATGAAAAAAGTAATCCGAGTATCGCTAATCGCCTGTGCGATTGGTTTTTCATCTATGAGCCAAGCAAGCTTGCAACAGGAGATGAACCAGTTGTTTGGTTCAATGACCAACACCACTGCGCCAGGTGTATTCGAGAGTCAGCGGCGTGGCGTTATATCTGGTGGAAGCGTTGTTGTCCGTAACAGAATCATGAACGAGAACCTCGTCTCTATGGTGCCTCCGTCATTCCAAGCCGGTTGTGGTGGCATTGATATGTTCGCGGGAAGTTTGTCATTTGTTAACGCGGATCAGTTTGTTCAATTACTTCGCTCTGTTGCTGCAAACGCCAAGGGGTACGCATTCCAATTGGCGCTCAGTGCTATGTGTGAGAAATGCTCCCAGCACATGGAGACACTGCAAAAGAAAATCCAGCAGTTGAACGAGTATTTTGGCAATTCCTGTCAAATGGCTCAGGGAGTCGTGAACGATACCCTGGCCGCTTTTGGTAAAAAGGGGCAAACAGAAGCCAGCATGTTGAGCTCACTTAAAGGGGCTGGAGACGTTTTTACCAGTTGGAGTGAGTCCAATGGTAAGAACCCATATGAGAATGCTTCGAGTGTCGCGGCATCTGATGTGAACAAAACGATTAAAGGCAACTTGGTTTGGCGAGCACTGAAACGTCACTCGGCATCAAGCTGGTTTGCATCTGGGGATGACCGTTTTCTTGAAGCGGTTATGTCCGTGACGGGCTCGATCATCGTTGGTGATCTAGCTAATGCGGCTGATGGTCAAGGTAAAGCCCCAAAACTGACCAGACTGAATGGCAATAAAGTGACTATTGAGCATCTAATTCATGGCGGTAACGTCGCTATGTACCGATGTGACACAGTGACACAAGACGGCTGTCTAAATCCGACAATCACTAACGTGACCCTAGCCGGGTTATCAACTCAGGTCGAAAATTTACTTCTTGGTACAGGTTCTAGTAACGGCATTATTTTTAAGTTTGCTCGAAATACTGGGGCAGCTAGCACCACCGAAAAGGCTTTTATGACCTCGGCTCCTGCAAGCATTGGCGGCATGATTCGAACACTTTCTGCATTAAATGAAGGGGCTGCTAGGTCGTTTGCTTCAAGAGCTGCGCCATTTATTGCTGTTGAGATGGCCCGAGCATTGGTTGAAGACATGCTCAATGCAGCTAGAAGTACCTCCGGTGTGGAAGATCATGCCTATGCGAAGTTATTAACGGAAGACCTTGAACGTGCACGTCGCCAAATCAATGAGGAGTACGCTGCGTTGCAGCGAAGATACGGCTCAGAGCAAGAGTTGCTGGCACATTTTAACCAGGTGATTCAGACCATTCGCAAACAGCGTTATTACACCGTTAAATCTACGGCACTGGGGG
- the radC gene encoding RadC family protein has translation MKNRKFLAGEEAGTYIVPEQVTEADILDMALKLARGRLSKGRKIEQPSSAFSYLQTLMHEYEHEVFGVLFLDTKHRVIRFEELFKGTLDAASVYPREVTKRALELNAAAVILVHNHPSGDPEPSEADKRITHRLRDALSLVDIRTLDHVVVAYEGCVSLAERGYL, from the coding sequence ATGAAAAACAGAAAGTTCTTAGCTGGCGAAGAAGCCGGTACTTATATCGTTCCTGAGCAAGTGACTGAAGCGGATATCTTAGATATGGCGCTCAAGCTTGCCCGTGGTCGATTGAGTAAAGGTCGCAAAATTGAACAGCCATCGTCGGCGTTCTCATACCTGCAAACACTGATGCACGAGTATGAGCACGAAGTCTTTGGTGTGCTGTTTCTTGATACAAAGCATCGCGTTATTCGATTTGAAGAGCTATTCAAAGGCACTTTAGATGCGGCGAGCGTGTATCCAAGGGAAGTAACAAAACGAGCGCTAGAACTTAATGCGGCAGCAGTGATACTGGTTCATAACCATCCATCGGGTGATCCTGAACCCAGTGAAGCTGATAAACGCATCACTCATCGACTCCGTGACGCCTTGTCACTTGTTGATATTCGAACGCTTGACCATGTCGTGGTCGCATACGAGGGCTGCGTTTCGCTTGCCGAACGCGGTTATCTTTAA